One Gammaproteobacteria bacterium genomic window carries:
- a CDS encoding polysaccharide deacetylase, giving the protein GAGGAGGAGGAGGAGGAGGAGGAGGAGGATSPVNTSTGASYVYDANGRLLSVTYTNGQKINYQYDNAGNIISQVVQ; this is encoded by the coding sequence GTGGAGCTGGTGGAGCTGGTGGAGCTGGTGGAGCTGGTGGAGCTGGTGGAGCTGGTGGAGCTGGTGGAGCTGGTGGAGCTGGTGGAGCGACCAGTCCGGTCAATACGTCTACAGGGGCCTCGTATGTATATGACGCAAACGGTCGGCTGCTGTCAGTTACCTACACGAACGGTCAGAAAATAAATTATCAATACGATAATGCCGGAAATATTATTTCTCAGGTGGTTCAGTAA